In the Heterodontus francisci isolate sHetFra1 chromosome 6, sHetFra1.hap1, whole genome shotgun sequence genome, one interval contains:
- the lamtor1 gene encoding ragulator complex protein LAMTOR1, producing MGCCYSSEGDTSEQGREEEKPLLIPVSNPSSKSSGGTDPACSSILSSRFPDEQALLNTILTTTAHNIIDVSAADSQGMEQHEYMDRARQYSTRLAMISGATQCKRVTSLPTLTSQPHQVLASEPVPPSDIQQVSKIAAYASSALSQIKVDAKEELVVQFAIP from the exons ATGGGCTGTTGTTATAGCAGCGAGGGCGATACTAGTGAGCAG GGTCGCGAGGAAGAAAAGCCACTGCTTATCCCAGTCAGCAACCCATCCAGCAAATCATCAGGTGGGACTGACCCGGCCTGCTCCAGTATTCTCTCGTCCCGCTTCCCTGATGAGCAAGCTCTCCTCAACACTATCCTCACCACAAcagcaca TAATATAATTGATGTGTCGGCTGCAGACTCGCAGGGTATGGAGCAGCACGAATACATGGATCGAGCACGGCAGTACAG CACGAGGTTAGCGATGATCAGCGGTGCGACACAGTGCAAGCGAGTAACCTCCCTGCCAACATTAACCAGCCAGCCACACCAGGTGCTGGCCAGTGAACCTGTGCCCCCTTCAGATATTCAGCAG GTCTCTAAAATCGCTGCTTACGCATCAAGCGCCCTTTCCCAGATCAAAGTAGATGCCAAGGAAGAACTTGTGGTACAGTTTGCGATTCCATGA